One genomic region from Leptospira tipperaryensis encodes:
- the corA gene encoding magnesium/cobalt transporter CorA, with the protein MKRILFTEFFPEGNLEKSVSGPCEALLEAGEKPPGLPELEWLCSKGLVWIDLDSAEGSDLDFLARECNFHPLAIEDCINKNQRPKLDEYGSYIFIVLHRFQYDAEKKILRSNEIHIFFNEKFVVTVHQKEEPLIEQLRARCMSQGNPLSRGTDQILYLLFDQTVDSNFPILDKMSEEIVKTETQILVNQDSQQTIAGILYLKRNLTRIRRVLSPQREIVNSLIRRDSHFLSPKIQIYFRDVYDHLSRLYETIDMDRDLLGNTMDAYFSVISQRTNDVVKRLTLISLIFMPLTFLTGFFGMNFTAIPYDSTFFLFCTVLGASLIPPGMIYWFRKKHWFKG; encoded by the coding sequence TTGAAACGGATCTTATTTACAGAATTTTTTCCGGAAGGAAATTTAGAAAAATCCGTCTCGGGTCCTTGCGAGGCCTTACTCGAAGCCGGAGAAAAACCTCCCGGACTTCCGGAATTGGAATGGCTTTGTTCCAAAGGCCTTGTCTGGATCGACCTGGATTCCGCAGAAGGAAGCGATCTCGATTTTCTAGCGAGAGAATGCAATTTTCATCCGTTAGCGATCGAAGATTGTATCAATAAAAATCAAAGACCCAAGCTCGACGAATACGGATCGTATATTTTTATCGTTCTCCATCGTTTCCAATACGACGCGGAGAAAAAGATCCTTAGAAGCAACGAGATTCATATCTTTTTCAATGAGAAGTTCGTAGTTACCGTACATCAAAAAGAAGAACCTCTCATTGAACAACTCAGAGCACGTTGTATGTCACAGGGAAATCCCCTTTCCCGAGGAACGGATCAGATTCTCTATCTACTCTTTGATCAGACCGTGGACTCGAACTTTCCGATCTTGGATAAGATGAGTGAAGAAATCGTAAAAACCGAAACTCAGATCTTGGTCAACCAAGACAGCCAACAGACCATCGCCGGAATTCTCTATCTCAAAAGAAACCTCACCCGAATTCGAAGAGTCCTTTCCCCGCAAAGAGAGATCGTAAACAGTTTAATCCGAAGAGACAGCCATTTTTTAAGTCCGAAAATTCAAATCTACTTTCGAGACGTCTACGATCACCTCAGCCGTTTGTATGAAACAATCGATATGGATCGTGATCTTTTGGGGAACACGATGGATGCATACTTTTCAGTGATCTCTCAAAGAACAAACGACGTAGTAAAAAGACTCACTCTGATCAGCTTGATCTTTATGCCCCTTACCTTTCTCACCGGTTTTTTTGGAATGAACTTTACTGCGATTCCGTATGACAGCACTTTTTTTCTTTTCTGCACGGTCTTAGGAGCCAGCCTCATCCCACCCGGAATGATCTACTGGTTTCGAAAAAAACATTGGTTCAAGGGATAA
- a CDS encoding LytR/AlgR family response regulator transcription factor, translated as MNESNFSVLIVEDEVPARELLRKYLEEWPSFKIEAVVGNGRQALEILDRKAFDLIFLDVNLPEKSGIQVLEERGKVAPALVFTTAYRDHALQAFEAGALDYLLKPYSRERFRETMTRAEEFLSVRKKGNKVESFLFFRESGVLHRLSLSKLLYLTANGKKCVLHSLEKDHETSKLLGDMEAELPSDRFLRIHKKYILNLEYISGMKSNAGGGYEVFLNDEDETVLPVGREYVSNLRERFRENGV; from the coding sequence ATGAACGAATCAAATTTTAGCGTGTTGATCGTGGAAGACGAAGTTCCCGCGAGGGAACTCTTGAGAAAGTATCTGGAAGAATGGCCTTCCTTTAAGATTGAAGCCGTCGTAGGGAACGGGCGTCAGGCGCTTGAAATTTTAGATCGAAAGGCTTTTGATCTGATCTTCTTGGACGTGAATCTTCCCGAAAAATCAGGGATTCAAGTTTTGGAAGAGAGGGGAAAGGTGGCTCCGGCGCTTGTGTTTACTACCGCGTATCGGGATCACGCGTTACAAGCTTTTGAGGCAGGGGCTCTGGACTATCTTCTCAAACCTTATTCCAGAGAACGATTTCGAGAAACGATGACAAGAGCTGAAGAATTTTTATCCGTTCGAAAGAAAGGAAACAAAGTAGAATCCTTTTTGTTTTTTCGAGAGTCGGGTGTTTTACATAGGCTTTCTCTTTCCAAACTCCTTTATCTCACCGCAAACGGTAAGAAGTGTGTCCTTCACAGTTTGGAGAAAGATCACGAAACTTCCAAACTTTTGGGAGATATGGAAGCCGAACTTCCTTCCGATCGTTTTTTAAGAATTCATAAAAAATATATTCTAAATTTAGAATATATTTCCGGTATGAAGTCGAACGCGGGCGGCGGCTATGAGGTTTTTTTGAACGACGAAGACGAAACGGTTCTTCCCGTCGGTCGAGAATACGTTTCCAACCTCAGAGAAAGATTTCGAGAAAACGGAGTTTGA
- a CDS encoding sensor histidine kinase: protein MINSGRRIRWFKLFFWFSINTVIGTMNSLLIAHNSNSPFWKVFLATQITTHFVCGIVEMTVESLNSSGHKHGFLKSGFTLLLASCFAAIIGVAAGGILHAIALSDESPGREHGGSYNILLSSLILALFISVLEKSMQILIEKKKESESALKDLHYAALQSRMDPHYLFNTLNTIHALLEIDPVRADRAILLLSDSYRFLTERHSARLVSFKEEWDFTKNYLELQKIRFADFMELKMESDGDFSGISIPPLSIQPLVENSFKHSESSANIQRKIYVKAITRDGRIRISVEDNGTISTSKREYTSPTGGGFGMSAIRSTLRNIQARLDYNFRDAILKLEEGKSGGTTVLLEYSI, encoded by the coding sequence ATGATAAACTCCGGCCGTCGCATACGTTGGTTTAAACTATTCTTTTGGTTCTCCATCAACACAGTGATCGGGACGATGAATTCTCTCCTGATCGCCCACAATTCCAATTCTCCATTTTGGAAAGTTTTTCTTGCGACTCAGATTACGACTCATTTCGTATGCGGGATCGTTGAGATGACCGTGGAATCTCTGAATTCTTCCGGTCATAAACACGGATTTTTAAAATCGGGATTCACTTTGCTTCTCGCTTCTTGTTTCGCGGCTATCATCGGAGTTGCAGCAGGAGGAATTCTTCACGCGATCGCTCTTTCCGATGAAAGTCCCGGAAGAGAACACGGAGGTTCTTATAACATTCTTCTGAGCTCTTTGATCCTTGCGCTTTTTATTTCAGTTTTGGAGAAGTCGATGCAGATCCTCATCGAAAAGAAAAAAGAATCCGAAAGCGCTCTCAAAGATCTTCACTATGCGGCCTTACAATCTCGGATGGATCCGCACTATCTATTCAATACTTTGAATACGATTCACGCGTTATTGGAAATCGATCCGGTAAGAGCGGACCGAGCGATTTTATTGTTATCGGATTCGTATCGATTTTTAACGGAAAGGCATTCCGCAAGATTGGTTTCCTTTAAGGAAGAATGGGATTTTACAAAAAATTATCTCGAACTTCAGAAGATTCGATTTGCGGATTTTATGGAACTCAAGATGGAAAGTGACGGAGATTTTTCAGGAATTTCGATTCCTCCTCTTTCGATTCAACCTCTTGTGGAGAACAGTTTTAAACATTCTGAAAGCTCCGCGAACATTCAGAGAAAAATTTATGTGAAAGCGATAACCAGAGACGGAAGAATCCGAATTTCCGTCGAAGATAACGGAACCATCTCTACATCCAAAAGAGAATATACGAGTCCCACTGGAGGTGGATTTGGAATGAGCGCGATAAGAAGTACACTAAGAAACATACAAGCAAGGCTTGACTATAATTTTAGAGACGCTATATTGAAATTAGAAGAAGGGAAATCCGGAGGAACTACGGTTCTCCTTGAGTATTCAATATGA
- a CDS encoding FecR family protein has protein sequence MNHKVKIASILISLTMTGGSIVLLSQETKTGDAKVGFLLGKAHVQKSGKSAWEPLKSNDFVDEGDLISTGNGSRLTVVYKGSEFKIQQNSKIKLASLHGESKDGRIEVNQGFAWFKVVGLKGRKFNVATATSTAGVRGTSFSVLFDPKTKDSSFCTCEGTVAVSDSEGKEILQEKGKGTMVAAKDSEMKKVEYEGIIKKLKALSGFEARLKKNASLKNCLSCHTPEGWTPPDDVQKDETYGKQ, from the coding sequence ATGAATCACAAGGTAAAGATCGCGTCGATATTGATATCACTCACCATGACCGGGGGTTCGATTGTGCTCCTCAGTCAGGAAACAAAAACAGGCGATGCGAAAGTAGGCTTTTTATTAGGAAAAGCTCATGTTCAAAAATCGGGCAAGAGCGCCTGGGAACCTCTCAAATCCAATGACTTTGTGGACGAAGGAGATTTGATTTCTACCGGGAACGGATCCAGACTTACCGTCGTATACAAGGGTTCCGAATTTAAAATCCAGCAGAACAGCAAGATCAAACTCGCGAGCCTTCACGGAGAATCCAAAGACGGAAGAATCGAAGTGAACCAGGGGTTTGCTTGGTTTAAGGTGGTCGGACTAAAGGGAAGAAAGTTCAACGTTGCGACTGCGACTTCCACAGCCGGAGTAAGAGGAACGTCTTTCTCCGTGTTGTTCGATCCAAAGACAAAAGATTCTTCTTTTTGCACCTGTGAAGGAACGGTAGCCGTTTCCGATTCGGAAGGAAAGGAAATTCTTCAAGAGAAAGGAAAAGGAACGATGGTCGCCGCAAAAGATTCGGAGATGAAGAAAGTTGAATATGAAGGAATTATAAAGAAGTTAAAAGCCCTTTCCGGCTTTGAAGCGAGATTAAAAAAGAACGCTTCTCTTAAAAACTGTCTATCATGCCACACTCCGGAAGGATGGACTCCTCCCGACGACGTTCAAAAGGACGAGACTTACGGCAAACAGTAG